From the genome of Ziziphus jujuba cultivar Dongzao chromosome 6, ASM3175591v1, one region includes:
- the LOC107431191 gene encoding disease resistance protein RPV1 isoform X2 → MAASSSSFQEKYEVFLSFRGEDTRDGFTGHLYNALCKKHINTFKDDENLESGHKISEIMDAIKESKICIIVFSKDFASSTWCLDEVVRILECKRGGNYIIPIFFGVEPSIVRKQEQSYAVSFGKHEQRFTDKMDMVQHWRDALNEVAALSGYDSKNKRYPSTYDHSKRGLIGIENRIEEIEGLLCIDSMDVRTIGLYGMGGIGKTTFSLAVFQKLSHHFESHCFLRNVRGEYEKHGIMELRKQLLSHLFYHDKTIQSLESHHLQERLCRTKVLIVLDDLDDAISQLNELLPKGYRFGAGSRIIVTTRDAQLVKSKTDKVYEVKRLNDVESLKLFCLHAFENNCDLEGYLALSKSAANYADGNPLALEVLGSSLRSKSVEEWKSALDELQTEPNPKIEKVLRISFDQLGKKDKKGFTPIQDVFLDIACFHDNGVDRKFVESITHYSGATKKISDLIDKCLIIEGYNRLSMHSLIRQMGQAIVCDENKEPGNRSRLWKAKDVCNVLERNTGSCKIEGILLDQSKLQKTVKVTRTAFSKMCHLRFLRFYEDEAYHGRALDSKMYLPSKGIKYLSDELRYLHWDLYPSKYLPSKFSPEYLVEIVMRGSQLVELPWNEGQPLGNLKKIDLSYCKGLIQIQKLCAATNLEQINLRGCSRLVQVPSGFENLKKLGYLDLSCCEKLKDGLENLPLNIVWLLLSETAIVALPLEFQRLSNFQDLGLKYCKKLEDIQNISSSMCITELNLDRTAIKTLPKSIWKMRCLKYLSLDGCPNLEKLPEISYDCMSSSLELLKISGSTRLKSIPESIWRSSLKELTLSDCPKLEKLPEISYDCMSSSLELLKISGSTRLKSIPESIWRRSSLKMLTLSDCPNLEKLQEISDDCISSSIEDLVLSGCMRLKSVPESIWKMNSLKRLTLMDCPNLEKLPEILDDCMSSSVQELVIRRCTRLKFNPTQNLCGAISLRRMMMEGCTSLVQVPSWFKNLNQLVHLDLGCCKNLNDGLENLPLNIRVLSLYGTAIEGLPSSFWDLEELEYLDLSHCKNLTDGMENLPLNLQTLFLSGCTRLKSIPVLPSGLNILDASNCTSLETMSSWRDLMSSWRDLQQLEGTTEKCDFQKRQAVYPGNEIPEWFSHQTDDGNSLNIYLPPNWFSIHNPLFEFFFSLVFMLDVSEPYIFLEINFKTNVNSDDRLHGHYPILHTLFCDGGREIYGCLMEHDHVLIANAKLNLRDVFGEEWSSVCGNATEVSFRVSIRGAVVIDWEIKKFGLELVNMWGTASKNKRLFSECSGQPNGYQDEAHDPHINSKRIKAQQIIK, encoded by the exons ATGGCcgcttcatcatcttcttttcaAGAAAAGTATGAGGTGTTTCTCAGTTTCAGGGGCGAGGACACCCGCGATGGTTTTACTGGACATCTTTATAATGCTCTGTGTAAAAAGCATATCAACACATTCAAGGATGATGAAAACCTGGAAAGTGGGCATAAGATATCAGAAATTATGGATGCGATTAAGGAATCTAAGATTTGTATAATAGTTTTCTCTAAAGATTTTGCGTCTTCCACATGGTGTTTAGATGAAGTGGTTCGCATACTCGAATGCAAGAGAGGTGGAAATTATattataccaattttttttGGCGTAGAACCATCCATTGTACGGAAACAGGAGCAGAGTTATGCAGTATCATTTGGTAAACATGAACAACGTTTTACGGACAAAATGGACATGGTACAGCATTGGAGGGATGCTCTCAATGAAGTGGCTGCTCTCAGCGGTTATGATTCAAAGAATAAAAG ATACCCATCAACCTATGATCATTCCAAGCGGGGCTTGATTGGAATTGAAAATCGTATTGAGGAAATTGAAGGATTATTATGCATTGACTCAATGGATGTTCGCACCATAGGTCTTTATGGCATGGGCGGTATTGGAAAGACCACCTTTTCTCTTGCTGTATTTCAAAAGTTATCTCATCATTTCGAAAGTCATTGCTTTCTTCGCAATGTTAGAGGAGAATATGAAAAGCATGGCATAATGGAATTGAGAAAGCAACTTCTTTCCCACCTGTTCTATCATGATAAAACTATTCAAAGCTTGGAATCACATCATCTGCAAGAGAGACTCTGCCGCACAAAGGTCCTTATAGTTTTAGATGATTTGGATGATGCAATATCCCAATTAAATGAATTGTTACCTAAAGGGTATAGGTTTGGTGCTGGAAGCAGAATCATTGTCACAACTAGGGATGCCCAATTGGTTAAATCAAAGACAGATAAAGTTTACGAGGTTAAGAGGTTAAATGATGTTGAATCTCTTAAGCTGTTCTGCTTACatgcttttgaaaataattgtGATCTTGAAGGATACTTGGCCTTATCAAAAAGTGCGGCCAATTATGCAGATGGCAATCCATTAGCTCTTGAAGTCTTGGGTTCTTCACTTCGCTCCAAAAGTGTAGAAGAATGGAAAAGTGCATTGGATGAGCTGCAAACAGAGCCAAacccaaaaattgaaaaagtgttGAGAATAAGTTTTGACCAATTAggcaaaaaagacaaaaaaggctTCACTCCCATCCAGGATGTGTTTCTTGACATTGCATGCTTTCATGACAATGGAGTTGATAGAAAATTTGTAGAAAGCATAACACATTATAGTGGTGCGACCAAAAAAATAAGTGATCTCATTGATAAGTGCTTAATAATTGAAGGTTACAACAGATTGTCCATGCATTCTTTAATACGACAGATGGGTCAGGCAATTGTTTGTGATGAGAACAAAGAACCAGGAAATCGTAGTAGGCTGTGGAAGGCTAAGGATGTTTGCAATGTATTGGAGAGAAATACG GGAAGCTGTAAAATAGAAGGCATATTATTGGACCAGTCTAAACTTCAAAAGACTGTTAAAGTGACGCGTACAGCATTCTCAAAAATGTGTCATCTACGATTTCTTAGATTTTATGAGGATGAGGCATATCATGGACGTGCTCTTGATAGTAAAATGTATCTTCCTTCTAAGGGTATTAAATATCTTTCCGACGAGCTAAGATATTTGCACTGGGATTTATACCCTTCAAAATATTTGCCTTCAAAATTTAGTCCAGAATATCTCGTTGAAATTGTTATGCGTGGGAGCCAACTCGTGGAGCTACCTTGGAATGAAGGCCAG CCccttgggaatttaaagaaaatcGATCTTAGCTATTGTAAGGGCCTTATTCAAATACAAAAGTTATGTGCGGCTACAAATCTTGAACAGATAAATCTTAGAGGTTGTTCACGTTTGGTTCAAGTTCCTTCAGGGTTTGAGAATCTGAAAAAGCTTGGGTATCTAGACTTGAGTTGCTGTGAGAAACTGAAAGATGGCTTAGAAAATCTTCCACTGAATATAGTGTGGCTATTATTGTCTGAGACGGCAATAGTTGCATTGCCCTTAGAATTTCAGCGTCTTTCGAATTTTCAAGATTTAGGTTTGAAATATTGTAAGAAGCTGGAAGATATACAAAATATTTCGAGTTCGATGTGTATAACTGAATTAAATTTGGATCGGACAGCAATTAAAACTCTACCCAAAAGCATTTGGAAGATGAGATGTCTGAAATATCTGAGTCTTGATGGTTGCCCAAACCTGGAAAAGCTTCCAGAAATCTCATATGATTGTATGAGTTCATCTCTTGAATTGTTGAAAATAAGTGGTTCTACAAGATTGAAGTCAATACCGGAAAGCATTTGGAGGAGTAGTCTGAAAGAGCTGACTCTTTCGGATTGCCCAAAACTGGAAAAGCTTCCAGAAATCTCATATGATTGTATGAGTTCATCTCTTGAATTGTTGAAAATAAGTGGTTCTACAAGATTGAAGTCAATACCGGAAAGCATTTGGAGGAGGAGTAGTCTGAAAATGCTGACTCTTTCGGATTGCCCAAACCTGGAAAAGCTTCAAGAAATCTCGGATGATTGCATTAGCTCATCTATTGAAGATTTGGTTTTAAGTGGTTGTATGAGATTGAAATCAGTACCAGAAAGCATTTGGAAGATGAATAGTCTGAAAAGGCTGACTCTTATGGATTGCCCAAACCTGGAAAAGCTTCCAGAAATTTTGGATGATTGTATGAGCTCATCTGTTCAAGAGTTGGTTATAAGACGTTGTACGAGATTGAAATTTAATCCAACGCAAAATTTGTGTGGGGCTATAAGTCTTAGACGGATGATGATGGAAGGTTGTACAAGTTTGGTTCAAGTTCCTTCATGGTTTAAGAATCTGAACCAGCTTGTGCACCTAGATTTGGGTTGCTGTAAGAATTTGAACGATGGCTTAGAAAATCTTCCATTGAATATAAGGGTGTTATCATTGTATGGGACGGCAATAGAAGGATTGCCCTCATCATTTTGGGATCTTGAGGAACTTGAATATTTAGATTTGAGTCATTGTAAGAATCTGACAGATGGCATGGAAAATCTTCCATTGAatctccaaactttatttttaagtGGTTGTACGAGATTGAAATCAATACCAGTGCTTCCATcaggtttaaatattttggatgCAAGTAACTGCACATCGCTGGAGACAATGTCAAGTTGGAGGGATCTTATGTCAAGTTGGAGGGATCTTCAACAACTTGAAGGAACAACGGAAAAGTGTGATTTTCAAAAGCGTCAG GCGGTGTATCCAGGAAATGAAATCCCAGAGTGGTTCAGCCATCAAACTGATGATGGGAACTCACTCAATATCTACCTTCCTCCTAATTGGTTTTCTATTCATAATCCCCtcttcgaattttttttttcccttgttttTATGTTGGATGTATCTGAGCCTTACATCTTCTTAGAAATCAATTTCAAAACCAACGTGAACAGTGATGATCGTCTTCATGGTCATTATCCGATATTACATACATTATTCTGTGATGGAGGTCGGGAAATTTATGGATGTCTAATGGAACATGATCACGTCTTAATAGCGAACGCAAAATTAAATTTGAGAGATGTTTTTGGGGAGGAGTGGTCCTCTGTTTGTGGCAATGCCACCGAAGTTTCCTTCCGTGTGTCTATAAGGGGAGCTGTGGTCATCGATTGGGAGATAAAAAAGTTTGGGTTGGAGTTGGTAAATATGTGGGGTACTgcaagtaaaaataaaagactatttagTGAATGTAGTGGTCAACCCAATGGGTACCAAGACGAGGCGCATGATCCTCACATCAATTCCAAGAGAATTAAGGCCcaacaaataattaa
- the LOC107431191 gene encoding disease resistance protein RPV1 isoform X3, which produces MDAIKESKICIIVFSKDFASSTWCLDEVVRILECKRGGNYIIPIFFGVEPSIVRKQEQSYAVSFGKHEQRFTDKMDMVQHWRDALNEVAALSGYDSKNKRPEYKFIDEIVEDILSKLSRYPSTYDHSKRGLIGIENRIEEIEGLLCIDSMDVRTIGLYGMGGIGKTTFSLAVFQKLSHHFESHCFLRNVRGEYEKHGIMELRKQLLSHLFYHDKTIQSLESHHLQERLCRTKVLIVLDDLDDAISQLNELLPKGYRFGAGSRIIVTTRDAQLVKSKTDKVYEVKRLNDVESLKLFCLHAFENNCDLEGYLALSKSAANYADGNPLALEVLGSSLRSKSVEEWKSALDELQTEPNPKIEKVLRISFDQLGKKDKKGFTPIQDVFLDIACFHDNGVDRKFVESITHYSGATKKISDLIDKCLIIEGYNRLSMHSLIRQMGQAIVCDENKEPGNRSRLWKAKDVCNVLERNTGSCKIEGILLDQSKLQKTVKVTRTAFSKMCHLRFLRFYEDEAYHGRALDSKMYLPSKGIKYLSDELRYLHWDLYPSKYLPSKFSPEYLVEIVMRGSQLVELPWNEGQPLGNLKKIDLSYCKGLIQIQKLCAATNLEQINLRGCSRLVQVPSGFENLKKLGYLDLSCCEKLKDGLENLPLNIVWLLLSETAIVALPLEFQRLSNFQDLGLKYCKKLEDIQNISSSMCITELNLDRTAIKTLPKSIWKMRCLKYLSLDGCPNLEKLPEISYDCMSSSLELLKISGSTRLKSIPESIWRSSLKELTLSDCPKLEKLPEISYDCMSSSLELLKISGSTRLKSIPESIWRRSSLKMLTLSDCPNLEKLQEISDDCISSSIEDLVLSGCMRLKSVPESIWKMNSLKRLTLMDCPNLEKLPEILDDCMSSSVQELVIRRCTRLKFNPTQNLCGAISLRRMMMEGCTSLVQVPSWFKNLNQLVHLDLGCCKNLNDGLENLPLNIRVLSLYGTAIEGLPSSFWDLEELEYLDLSHCKNLTDGMENLPLNLQTLFLSGCTRLKSIPVLPSGLNILDASNCTSLETMSSWRDLMSSWRDLQQLEGTTEKCDFQKRQAVYPGNEIPEWFSHQTDDGNSLNIYLPPNWFSIHNPLFEFFFSLVFMLDVSEPYIFLEINFKTNVNSDDRLHGHYPILHTLFCDGGREIYGCLMEHDHVLIANAKLNLRDVFGEEWSSVCGNATEVSFRVSIRGAVVIDWEIKKFGLELVNMWGTASKNKRLFSECSGQPNGYQDEAHDPHINSKRIKAQQIIK; this is translated from the exons ATGGATGCGATTAAGGAATCTAAGATTTGTATAATAGTTTTCTCTAAAGATTTTGCGTCTTCCACATGGTGTTTAGATGAAGTGGTTCGCATACTCGAATGCAAGAGAGGTGGAAATTATattataccaattttttttGGCGTAGAACCATCCATTGTACGGAAACAGGAGCAGAGTTATGCAGTATCATTTGGTAAACATGAACAACGTTTTACGGACAAAATGGACATGGTACAGCATTGGAGGGATGCTCTCAATGAAGTGGCTGCTCTCAGCGGTTATGATTCAAAGAATAAAAG ACCTGAATACAAGTTTATAGATGAAATTGTTGAAGATATTTTGTCAAAGTTGTCTAGATACCCATCAACCTATGATCATTCCAAGCGGGGCTTGATTGGAATTGAAAATCGTATTGAGGAAATTGAAGGATTATTATGCATTGACTCAATGGATGTTCGCACCATAGGTCTTTATGGCATGGGCGGTATTGGAAAGACCACCTTTTCTCTTGCTGTATTTCAAAAGTTATCTCATCATTTCGAAAGTCATTGCTTTCTTCGCAATGTTAGAGGAGAATATGAAAAGCATGGCATAATGGAATTGAGAAAGCAACTTCTTTCCCACCTGTTCTATCATGATAAAACTATTCAAAGCTTGGAATCACATCATCTGCAAGAGAGACTCTGCCGCACAAAGGTCCTTATAGTTTTAGATGATTTGGATGATGCAATATCCCAATTAAATGAATTGTTACCTAAAGGGTATAGGTTTGGTGCTGGAAGCAGAATCATTGTCACAACTAGGGATGCCCAATTGGTTAAATCAAAGACAGATAAAGTTTACGAGGTTAAGAGGTTAAATGATGTTGAATCTCTTAAGCTGTTCTGCTTACatgcttttgaaaataattgtGATCTTGAAGGATACTTGGCCTTATCAAAAAGTGCGGCCAATTATGCAGATGGCAATCCATTAGCTCTTGAAGTCTTGGGTTCTTCACTTCGCTCCAAAAGTGTAGAAGAATGGAAAAGTGCATTGGATGAGCTGCAAACAGAGCCAAacccaaaaattgaaaaagtgttGAGAATAAGTTTTGACCAATTAggcaaaaaagacaaaaaaggctTCACTCCCATCCAGGATGTGTTTCTTGACATTGCATGCTTTCATGACAATGGAGTTGATAGAAAATTTGTAGAAAGCATAACACATTATAGTGGTGCGACCAAAAAAATAAGTGATCTCATTGATAAGTGCTTAATAATTGAAGGTTACAACAGATTGTCCATGCATTCTTTAATACGACAGATGGGTCAGGCAATTGTTTGTGATGAGAACAAAGAACCAGGAAATCGTAGTAGGCTGTGGAAGGCTAAGGATGTTTGCAATGTATTGGAGAGAAATACG GGAAGCTGTAAAATAGAAGGCATATTATTGGACCAGTCTAAACTTCAAAAGACTGTTAAAGTGACGCGTACAGCATTCTCAAAAATGTGTCATCTACGATTTCTTAGATTTTATGAGGATGAGGCATATCATGGACGTGCTCTTGATAGTAAAATGTATCTTCCTTCTAAGGGTATTAAATATCTTTCCGACGAGCTAAGATATTTGCACTGGGATTTATACCCTTCAAAATATTTGCCTTCAAAATTTAGTCCAGAATATCTCGTTGAAATTGTTATGCGTGGGAGCCAACTCGTGGAGCTACCTTGGAATGAAGGCCAG CCccttgggaatttaaagaaaatcGATCTTAGCTATTGTAAGGGCCTTATTCAAATACAAAAGTTATGTGCGGCTACAAATCTTGAACAGATAAATCTTAGAGGTTGTTCACGTTTGGTTCAAGTTCCTTCAGGGTTTGAGAATCTGAAAAAGCTTGGGTATCTAGACTTGAGTTGCTGTGAGAAACTGAAAGATGGCTTAGAAAATCTTCCACTGAATATAGTGTGGCTATTATTGTCTGAGACGGCAATAGTTGCATTGCCCTTAGAATTTCAGCGTCTTTCGAATTTTCAAGATTTAGGTTTGAAATATTGTAAGAAGCTGGAAGATATACAAAATATTTCGAGTTCGATGTGTATAACTGAATTAAATTTGGATCGGACAGCAATTAAAACTCTACCCAAAAGCATTTGGAAGATGAGATGTCTGAAATATCTGAGTCTTGATGGTTGCCCAAACCTGGAAAAGCTTCCAGAAATCTCATATGATTGTATGAGTTCATCTCTTGAATTGTTGAAAATAAGTGGTTCTACAAGATTGAAGTCAATACCGGAAAGCATTTGGAGGAGTAGTCTGAAAGAGCTGACTCTTTCGGATTGCCCAAAACTGGAAAAGCTTCCAGAAATCTCATATGATTGTATGAGTTCATCTCTTGAATTGTTGAAAATAAGTGGTTCTACAAGATTGAAGTCAATACCGGAAAGCATTTGGAGGAGGAGTAGTCTGAAAATGCTGACTCTTTCGGATTGCCCAAACCTGGAAAAGCTTCAAGAAATCTCGGATGATTGCATTAGCTCATCTATTGAAGATTTGGTTTTAAGTGGTTGTATGAGATTGAAATCAGTACCAGAAAGCATTTGGAAGATGAATAGTCTGAAAAGGCTGACTCTTATGGATTGCCCAAACCTGGAAAAGCTTCCAGAAATTTTGGATGATTGTATGAGCTCATCTGTTCAAGAGTTGGTTATAAGACGTTGTACGAGATTGAAATTTAATCCAACGCAAAATTTGTGTGGGGCTATAAGTCTTAGACGGATGATGATGGAAGGTTGTACAAGTTTGGTTCAAGTTCCTTCATGGTTTAAGAATCTGAACCAGCTTGTGCACCTAGATTTGGGTTGCTGTAAGAATTTGAACGATGGCTTAGAAAATCTTCCATTGAATATAAGGGTGTTATCATTGTATGGGACGGCAATAGAAGGATTGCCCTCATCATTTTGGGATCTTGAGGAACTTGAATATTTAGATTTGAGTCATTGTAAGAATCTGACAGATGGCATGGAAAATCTTCCATTGAatctccaaactttatttttaagtGGTTGTACGAGATTGAAATCAATACCAGTGCTTCCATcaggtttaaatattttggatgCAAGTAACTGCACATCGCTGGAGACAATGTCAAGTTGGAGGGATCTTATGTCAAGTTGGAGGGATCTTCAACAACTTGAAGGAACAACGGAAAAGTGTGATTTTCAAAAGCGTCAG GCGGTGTATCCAGGAAATGAAATCCCAGAGTGGTTCAGCCATCAAACTGATGATGGGAACTCACTCAATATCTACCTTCCTCCTAATTGGTTTTCTATTCATAATCCCCtcttcgaattttttttttcccttgttttTATGTTGGATGTATCTGAGCCTTACATCTTCTTAGAAATCAATTTCAAAACCAACGTGAACAGTGATGATCGTCTTCATGGTCATTATCCGATATTACATACATTATTCTGTGATGGAGGTCGGGAAATTTATGGATGTCTAATGGAACATGATCACGTCTTAATAGCGAACGCAAAATTAAATTTGAGAGATGTTTTTGGGGAGGAGTGGTCCTCTGTTTGTGGCAATGCCACCGAAGTTTCCTTCCGTGTGTCTATAAGGGGAGCTGTGGTCATCGATTGGGAGATAAAAAAGTTTGGGTTGGAGTTGGTAAATATGTGGGGTACTgcaagtaaaaataaaagactatttagTGAATGTAGTGGTCAACCCAATGGGTACCAAGACGAGGCGCATGATCCTCACATCAATTCCAAGAGAATTAAGGCCcaacaaataattaa